One Lysobacter enzymogenes DNA segment encodes these proteins:
- a CDS encoding thioesterase II family protein, producing MPTSYPLSSPSHLPSDPPRLPWLLRRPGAPRALRLYGFAYAGGDAGMYLSWQPALGAQIEVCGVQLPGRGVRLREPPADAMEPLVERLAADIAAQPRQPFALFGHSLGALLAFEVARRLQRLGAPAPLHLFVSACEAPGYRREGRNLHTLPDEALIEVLRDYNGTPAEVLRDREFMALVLPTLRADFALACEYAYRPGPKLRVPMSVLVGEREREGRWSEVGRWAEQTEAGCELHRFDGGHLFVDSHRAAVVDCVRETLSRAMPAPRTQLG from the coding sequence ATGCCGACTTCGTATCCGCTGTCTTCCCCGTCGCACTTGCCGTCCGACCCGCCGCGCCTGCCGTGGCTGCTGCGCCGGCCCGGCGCGCCGCGCGCGCTGCGCCTGTACGGGTTCGCCTACGCCGGCGGCGACGCCGGCATGTACCTGTCGTGGCAGCCCGCGCTGGGCGCGCAGATCGAGGTCTGCGGCGTGCAGTTGCCGGGCCGCGGCGTGCGCCTGCGCGAGCCGCCGGCGGACGCGATGGAACCGTTGGTGGAGCGCCTGGCCGCGGACATCGCCGCGCAGCCGCGGCAGCCGTTCGCGCTGTTCGGCCACAGCCTCGGCGCGTTGCTCGCGTTCGAGGTCGCGCGCCGCCTGCAGCGGCTCGGCGCGCCGGCGCCGCTGCACCTGTTCGTATCCGCGTGCGAGGCGCCGGGTTACCGGCGCGAGGGCCGCAACCTGCACACGCTGCCGGACGAAGCGCTGATCGAGGTGCTGCGCGACTACAACGGCACGCCGGCGGAAGTGCTGCGCGACCGCGAGTTCATGGCCCTGGTGCTGCCGACCCTGCGCGCGGATTTCGCCCTGGCCTGCGAGTACGCCTATCGCCCCGGGCCGAAGCTGCGGGTGCCGATGAGCGTGCTGGTCGGCGAACGCGAGCGCGAAGGGCGCTGGAGCGAAGTCGGGCGCTGGGCCGAGCAGACCGAGGCCGGCTGCGAACTGCACCGCTTCGACGGCGGCCACCTGTTCGTCGACAGCCACCGCGCGGCGGTGGTCGACTGCGTGCGCGAAACCTTGTCGCGGGCGATGCCTGCGCCCAGGACCCAACTGGGCTGA
- a CDS encoding alpha-2-macroglobulin family protein codes for MDTTPSPSQPAPSTEAGATGRVGLWRRASQAVFGQMAWTPPPWLAALAARIRQRPGLYLGSLLGLLAAAWLAHWLITRPKPVIPGALSVELHAPELTDYERKPPTVSRLSLTFSDSAAPLKQIGSAPVGVSLKPELKGAWTWEDDKTLVFVPATDWPVKTKYTVEVDPKTSVAPEVALQEHEFEFETAPFKAELSTSEFYQDPQDPALKKGVFELKFSHPVDEAQLQRRIALSLVDGGGSAQAAPKYTLTYDDARLKAWVHSEPLKLPENGGTLSLEVAAGVVSALGGEGSPEKLSAQVKLPSLYSVNVDDVSTTLVENERFEPEQALVLGFNNAMRDTEVAGATRAWLLPAKDPRRPAKEQSGNRSWSTGDVDEAVLKAATPLPLSPIAAEREYTPVHSFKFQAPPDRYIYVRVNKGLKAFGGFLLGRDHAVALRVPEYPKLLRFVGEGALLSLRGERRVSVVSRNVPRARLEIARVLPEQIQHLVFNNEGSYAKPRMYNLDADSLVEREERRLTLPAENPAKAHYEGVDLGAYLKPNRRGVFLLSLRTMSDSDAERPSEETIADDAGSEEDSRLVVLTDLGIAVKQGLDGRRDVFVQSLSNGAPVAGARVRAVARNGETLVEADTDASGRAQLPSLKGFKREKTPTMLTVSQGEDYSFLPIDDYRRKLDYSRFDIGGEPNDIEAGALNAFLFSDRGLYRPGDTINIGMIVRAADWKRPLAGLPLEWEFTDPRGNVAQRQKLKLSEQGFESASFAPSDSAPSGTWQVQLFLLGRDNERTSIGSTSVQVREFAPDTMKVAVKLSADNPKGWIKPEQLSAVVSAENLFGTPAQQRKVEGTMVLRPYFPSFAQYPGYQFFDPQRAKEGYDESLSDQATDAQGQATFKLDLTKYERATYQLSFLARAFEPGSGRNVAAQTSALVSNNDFLVGIKAVDALDYIQRGAKRSLQLLSIGQDGAPKPVAGLRAVVVEKRYVSVLTKQDSGLYRYVSHERRYDLREQPLALAGGRQNMALQTDQPGDFVIEVRAADGKVLNQIGYRVAGAANLSRSLERNAELGLTLSKPSYKPGETIEVSIRAPYPGAGLITIERDKVYAHAWFRADSTASVQKIVLPADFEGNGYVNVQFLRDPNSDEIYMSPLSFGVTPFAVDRGARTQPLSVSLPKVTKPGQTLNASIVTEGKARVVLFAVDEGILQVARYRVGEPLDHFFRKKMLQVDTAQILDLLLPEFSRLANAAAPGGDGEGGMAKHLNPFKRKSEKPAVWWSGIVDVDGHREFPFVLPDHFNGNVRVVAVAVTPQRIGIVQDEAIVRGDFVLTPTLPTHVAPGDEFDLPVGVANTIEGAKQAVKVTVNLQLPPGLSLVGAAPAPVSIAPRNETTVRFRVRAGNALGALPVAIQAVSGNYNAKRRIELSLRPAIVARQDLIAGRADKRSVIQPLRAMFDQQATRRISASVSPLVAVDGLSAYLADYPYQCSEQVLSGAFPALVLGAHPELGKVVATGKGDPRQNVIDLLRARQNSEGGIGLWTATPDADDFVTGYAALYLIEARERGQAVPDDLLKSLNGYLEQRASDRSGNDLPALRNRALAVYLLVRQGRTASNLLSAVHEQIKRDQPKTWENDVAGLLIGASYQLLQQDKPARALATVALRRANAASATSSTPYASYYDGGIDQAWTVYLLNRHFGALSRDLLKRTALERLLDPLRHNSYNTLSSALTVLALDAYASAQPQQPLPVLEAAGKDGKSRRIGAAAGVISRGDFAGGDLRLWVAPGGDAPAWYLVNQTGYDRALPKAVQDKGLEVVRDYLDDAGKPVAAIKQGQEVTVRLRLRALGAPMRDNIAVVDLLPGGFETVMQYAAPAADASEGSESEDECGDECGEGEDGEGQPSRDGPDPNAAPAQTLALPGSSFQPQHVEQREDRVILYGRIGGEASEFRYKVRANNAGNFVVPPAYAESMYERSVYAQGGPAGTLQVTAPTP; via the coding sequence ATGGACACCACGCCCTCGCCGTCGCAACCGGCTCCTTCCACGGAGGCCGGCGCGACCGGCCGCGTCGGCCTCTGGCGCCGCGCCAGCCAGGCCGTGTTCGGCCAAATGGCCTGGACGCCGCCGCCGTGGCTCGCCGCGCTCGCCGCGCGCATCCGCCAACGCCCCGGCCTGTACCTGGGCAGCCTGCTCGGCCTGCTCGCCGCGGCCTGGCTCGCGCACTGGCTGATCACCCGGCCCAAGCCGGTGATCCCCGGCGCGCTCAGCGTCGAACTGCACGCGCCCGAACTCACCGACTACGAACGCAAGCCGCCGACCGTGAGCCGGCTGAGCCTGACCTTCTCCGACTCGGCCGCGCCGCTCAAGCAGATCGGCAGCGCGCCGGTCGGCGTGAGCCTGAAGCCCGAACTCAAGGGCGCGTGGACCTGGGAAGACGACAAGACCCTGGTGTTCGTGCCGGCCACCGACTGGCCGGTCAAGACCAAGTACACGGTCGAGGTCGATCCCAAGACCAGCGTCGCGCCCGAGGTGGCGCTGCAGGAACACGAATTCGAATTCGAGACCGCGCCGTTCAAGGCCGAGCTGTCCACCAGCGAGTTCTACCAGGACCCGCAGGACCCGGCGCTCAAGAAGGGCGTGTTCGAGCTGAAGTTCTCGCACCCGGTCGACGAGGCGCAGTTGCAGCGCCGCATCGCCCTGTCGCTGGTCGACGGCGGCGGCAGCGCCCAGGCCGCGCCCAAGTACACCCTCACCTACGACGACGCCCGGCTCAAGGCCTGGGTCCATTCCGAACCGCTGAAGCTGCCGGAGAACGGCGGCACCCTGAGCCTGGAGGTCGCCGCCGGCGTGGTCAGCGCGCTGGGCGGCGAAGGCAGCCCGGAAAAACTGTCCGCGCAGGTCAAACTGCCGTCGCTGTACAGCGTCAACGTCGACGACGTCAGCACCACCCTGGTCGAAAACGAACGCTTCGAACCCGAGCAGGCGCTGGTGCTGGGCTTCAACAACGCCATGCGCGACACCGAGGTCGCCGGCGCGACCCGCGCCTGGCTGCTGCCGGCCAAGGACCCGCGCCGCCCGGCCAAGGAACAGAGCGGCAACCGCTCCTGGTCCACCGGCGATGTCGACGAGGCCGTGCTCAAGGCCGCCACGCCGCTGCCGCTGAGCCCGATCGCCGCCGAGCGCGAATACACCCCGGTGCACAGCTTCAAGTTCCAGGCGCCGCCGGACCGCTACATCTATGTGCGCGTCAACAAGGGCCTGAAGGCGTTCGGCGGCTTCCTGCTCGGCCGCGACCACGCCGTCGCCCTGCGCGTGCCCGAATACCCGAAGCTGCTGCGCTTCGTCGGCGAAGGCGCGCTGCTGTCGCTGCGCGGCGAGCGCCGGGTCAGCGTGGTCTCGCGCAACGTGCCGCGCGCGCGGCTGGAGATCGCCCGGGTCCTGCCCGAACAGATCCAGCATCTGGTGTTCAACAACGAAGGCAGCTACGCCAAGCCGCGCATGTACAACCTCGACGCCGACAGCCTGGTCGAGCGCGAGGAGCGCCGCCTGACCCTGCCGGCCGAGAATCCGGCCAAGGCCCATTACGAAGGCGTGGACCTGGGCGCCTACCTCAAGCCCAACCGCCGCGGCGTGTTCCTGCTGAGCCTGCGCACGATGAGCGACAGCGACGCCGAGCGCCCGAGCGAGGAGACCATCGCCGACGACGCCGGCAGCGAGGAGGACAGCCGCCTGGTCGTGCTGACCGACCTCGGCATCGCGGTCAAGCAGGGCCTGGACGGCCGCCGCGACGTGTTCGTGCAGTCGCTGTCCAACGGCGCGCCGGTGGCCGGCGCGCGGGTGCGCGCGGTGGCGCGCAACGGCGAGACCCTGGTGGAGGCCGACACCGACGCGTCCGGTCGCGCCCAGCTGCCGTCGCTGAAGGGCTTCAAGCGCGAAAAGACCCCGACCATGCTGACCGTCAGCCAGGGCGAGGACTATTCGTTCCTGCCGATCGACGACTACCGGCGCAAGCTCGACTACTCGCGCTTCGATATCGGCGGCGAGCCCAACGACATCGAGGCCGGCGCGCTCAACGCGTTCCTGTTCTCCGACCGCGGCCTGTACCGCCCCGGCGACACCATCAACATCGGCATGATCGTGCGCGCCGCCGACTGGAAGCGCCCGCTCGCCGGCCTGCCGCTGGAATGGGAGTTCACCGACCCGCGCGGCAACGTCGCCCAGCGGCAGAAGCTCAAGCTCAGCGAACAAGGCTTCGAAAGCGCGAGCTTCGCGCCGAGCGACAGCGCGCCCAGCGGCACCTGGCAGGTCCAGCTGTTCCTGCTCGGCCGCGACAACGAGCGCACCAGCATCGGCTCGACCTCGGTGCAGGTGCGCGAGTTCGCGCCGGACACGATGAAGGTCGCGGTCAAGCTGTCGGCCGACAATCCCAAGGGCTGGATCAAGCCCGAGCAGCTCTCGGCCGTGGTCAGCGCCGAAAACCTGTTCGGCACCCCGGCGCAGCAGCGCAAGGTCGAAGGCACGATGGTGCTGCGGCCGTACTTCCCCAGCTTCGCCCAGTACCCGGGCTACCAGTTCTTCGACCCGCAACGGGCCAAGGAAGGCTACGACGAGTCGCTCAGCGACCAGGCCACCGACGCCCAGGGCCAGGCCACCTTCAAGCTCGACCTGACCAAGTACGAGCGCGCGACCTACCAGCTGAGCTTCCTGGCGCGCGCGTTCGAACCCGGCAGCGGCCGCAACGTCGCCGCGCAGACCAGCGCGCTGGTGTCGAACAACGACTTCCTGGTCGGCATCAAGGCGGTCGACGCGCTCGACTACATCCAGCGCGGCGCCAAGCGTTCGCTGCAACTGCTCAGCATCGGCCAGGACGGCGCGCCCAAGCCGGTCGCGGGGCTGCGCGCGGTGGTGGTGGAGAAGCGCTACGTCTCGGTCCTGACCAAGCAGGATTCGGGCCTGTACCGCTACGTCTCGCACGAGCGCCGCTACGACCTGCGCGAGCAGCCGCTGGCGCTGGCCGGCGGCCGCCAGAACATGGCCCTGCAGACCGACCAGCCGGGCGACTTCGTGATCGAAGTGCGCGCGGCCGACGGCAAGGTGCTCAACCAGATCGGCTACCGTGTCGCCGGCGCCGCCAACCTGTCGCGTTCGCTGGAGCGCAACGCCGAGCTCGGCCTGACCCTGTCCAAGCCCAGCTACAAGCCCGGCGAGACCATCGAGGTCAGCATCCGCGCGCCCTACCCCGGCGCCGGCCTGATCACCATCGAGCGCGACAAGGTCTACGCCCACGCCTGGTTCCGCGCCGACAGCACCGCCAGCGTGCAGAAGATCGTGCTGCCGGCCGATTTCGAGGGCAACGGCTACGTCAACGTGCAGTTCCTGCGCGACCCGAACTCCGACGAGATCTACATGAGCCCGCTGTCGTTCGGCGTGACCCCGTTCGCGGTCGACCGCGGCGCGCGCACCCAGCCGCTGAGCGTGAGCTTGCCGAAGGTGACCAAGCCGGGGCAGACGCTCAACGCCTCGATCGTCACCGAAGGCAAGGCGCGGGTGGTGCTGTTCGCGGTCGACGAGGGCATCCTGCAGGTCGCGCGCTACCGCGTCGGCGAACCGCTGGATCATTTCTTCCGCAAGAAGATGCTGCAGGTCGACACCGCGCAGATCCTCGACCTGTTGCTGCCGGAGTTCAGCCGCCTCGCCAACGCGGCCGCGCCCGGCGGCGACGGCGAAGGCGGCATGGCCAAGCACCTCAATCCGTTCAAGCGCAAATCCGAGAAGCCGGCGGTGTGGTGGTCGGGCATCGTCGATGTCGACGGCCATCGCGAGTTCCCGTTCGTGCTGCCCGACCACTTCAACGGCAACGTGCGGGTGGTCGCGGTGGCGGTGACGCCGCAGCGCATCGGCATCGTCCAGGACGAGGCCATCGTCCGCGGCGACTTCGTGCTCACGCCGACCCTGCCCACGCACGTGGCGCCGGGCGACGAGTTCGACCTGCCGGTCGGCGTCGCCAACACCATCGAGGGCGCCAAGCAGGCGGTCAAGGTGACGGTGAACCTGCAGCTGCCGCCGGGCCTGAGCCTGGTCGGCGCCGCGCCGGCGCCGGTCAGCATCGCCCCGCGCAACGAAACCACGGTGCGCTTCCGGGTCCGCGCCGGCAACGCGCTGGGCGCGCTGCCGGTCGCGATCCAGGCGGTGTCGGGCAACTACAACGCCAAGCGCCGGATCGAGCTGTCGCTGCGTCCGGCCATCGTCGCGCGACAGGACCTGATCGCCGGCCGCGCCGACAAGCGCAGCGTAATCCAGCCGCTGCGGGCGATGTTCGACCAGCAGGCCACGCGCCGGATCTCGGCCTCGGTGTCGCCGCTGGTGGCGGTGGACGGGCTCAGCGCGTATCTCGCCGATTACCCGTACCAGTGCAGCGAGCAGGTGCTCAGCGGCGCGTTCCCGGCGCTGGTGCTGGGCGCGCATCCGGAACTGGGCAAGGTGGTCGCGACCGGCAAGGGCGATCCGCGCCAGAACGTGATCGACCTGCTGCGCGCGCGCCAGAACAGCGAAGGCGGCATCGGCCTGTGGACCGCCACGCCCGACGCCGACGACTTCGTCACCGGCTACGCCGCGCTGTACCTGATCGAAGCGCGCGAGCGCGGCCAGGCCGTGCCCGACGATCTGCTCAAGTCGCTCAACGGCTACCTCGAGCAGCGCGCCTCCGACCGCTCCGGCAACGACCTGCCGGCGCTGCGCAACCGCGCGCTCGCCGTGTACCTGCTGGTGCGCCAGGGCCGCACCGCGAGCAATCTGTTGAGCGCGGTGCACGAGCAGATCAAGCGCGACCAGCCCAAGACCTGGGAGAACGACGTCGCCGGCCTGCTGATCGGCGCGAGCTACCAACTGCTGCAGCAGGACAAGCCGGCGCGCGCGCTGGCCACGGTGGCGCTGCGCCGGGCCAACGCGGCCTCGGCCACGTCGAGCACGCCGTATGCGTCCTACTACGACGGCGGCATCGACCAGGCCTGGACGGTGTACCTGCTGAACCGCCACTTCGGCGCGCTCAGCCGCGACCTGCTCAAGCGCACGGCGCTGGAACGCCTGCTTGATCCGTTGCGCCACAACAGCTACAACACCCTGTCCTCGGCACTGACCGTGCTGGCCCTGGATGCCTACGCCTCGGCCCAACCGCAGCAGCCGCTGCCGGTGCTGGAAGCGGCCGGCAAGGACGGCAAGTCGCGGCGCATCGGCGCGGCCGCGGGCGTGATCAGCCGCGGCGACTTCGCCGGCGGCGACCTGCGCCTGTGGGTGGCGCCGGGCGGCGACGCGCCGGCGTGGTACCTGGTCAACCAGACCGGCTACGACCGCGCGCTGCCGAAGGCGGTGCAGGACAAGGGCCTGGAAGTGGTGCGCGACTACCTCGACGACGCCGGCAAGCCGGTCGCCGCGATCAAGCAGGGCCAGGAAGTGACCGTGCGCCTGCGCCTGCGCGCGCTCGGCGCGCCGATGCGCGACAACATCGCGGTGGTCGACCTGCTGCCGGGCGGCTTCGAGACGGTCATGCAGTACGCCGCGCCGGCCGCGGACGCGAGCGAAGGCAGCGAGTCGGAAGACGAGTGCGGCGACGAGTGCGGCGAAGGCGAGGACGGCGAAGGCCAGCCCTCGCGCGACGGCCCCGACCCGAACGCGGCGCCGGCGCAGACCCTGGCCCTGCCGGGTTCGAGCTTCCAGCCGCAGCACGTCGAACAGCGCGAGGACCGGGTGATCCTGTACGGCCGCATCGGCGGCGAGGCCAGCGAGTTCCGCTACAAGGTGCGGGCCAACAACGCCGGCAACTTCGTGGTGCCGCCGGCCTATGCCGAGTCGATGTACGAACGCTCGGTGTACGCGCAGGGCGGCCCGGCCGGGACCTTGCAGGTGACCGCGCCGACGCCGTGA
- a CDS encoding helix-turn-helix transcriptional regulator yields the protein MEGAVSRERPGGARTQSPQAPGCKQYLEDVLHKLQALVAPGHDLAEEQQAATRALFADFISGCLQMYFLHGGGTGLLAAPPWPEPAAPDPRAAKERTPHERPWYLSEVAAAPKPAETSRAIAPAYPASALDASTRHAAAYPEPAAHTPRPHPLQPLRPLPVPALFERANELTEREKEVLQWIAEGRTSREVGLILSIAERTVKFHLRNIYAKLNVLNRTQAVSIANRMNLG from the coding sequence GTGGAAGGAGCTGTCTCGCGAGAACGGCCCGGCGGCGCACGTACGCAATCGCCGCAGGCCCCCGGGTGCAAGCAGTACCTGGAAGACGTCCTGCATAAACTGCAGGCCCTGGTCGCCCCCGGGCACGACCTGGCCGAGGAACAACAGGCCGCGACCCGGGCGTTGTTCGCCGATTTCATTTCCGGCTGCCTGCAGATGTATTTCCTGCACGGCGGCGGCACCGGCCTGCTCGCCGCGCCGCCCTGGCCCGAACCCGCCGCGCCGGACCCGCGCGCGGCCAAGGAACGCACGCCGCACGAGCGTCCCTGGTACCTGAGCGAAGTCGCCGCCGCGCCGAAGCCGGCCGAGACCTCGCGCGCGATCGCGCCGGCCTACCCCGCCTCGGCGCTGGATGCGTCGACGCGCCACGCGGCCGCCTATCCCGAGCCGGCGGCGCATACGCCGCGCCCGCATCCGCTGCAACCGCTGCGTCCCCTGCCCGTCCCGGCGCTGTTCGAGCGCGCCAACGAGCTGACCGAACGCGAGAAGGAAGTGCTGCAGTGGATCGCCGAGGGCCGCACCTCGCGCGAGGTCGGCCTGATCCTGTCGATCGCCGAGCGCACGGTGAAGTTTCATCTGCGCAACATCTACGCGAAGTTGAACGTGCTCAACCGCACCCAGGCGGTCAGCATCGCCAACCGCATGAACCTGGGTTGA
- the pbpC gene encoding penicillin-binding protein 1C → MALIALAAALSVVRFYPRPGLADAIPLSTVVRDREGRLLRLALASDQRYRLWVPLEQISPQLVESVMLQEDAWFYWHPGFNPVSLVRGAWSTYGSGEARVGGSTLTMQLARLRWRLQTRDIRGKLVQIARAVQLELCYSKREILEAYLNLAPYGGNIEGVGAASLIYYRKPASELTLPESLALAVLPQAPSRRGRLAAREDDAYYIGAGLEAARARLYARWRESHPSDPAQDALLRLPLRLRSARELPYRAPHLADRVLAERAWHPQSGPELTTTLDLRLQRLLEERVRNYLRQGRSRGLRNASAMLIDTRDMGVRALVGSADYFDASIHGQVNGAAAKRSPGSTLKPFIYALALDQGVLHPQTVLRDVPSAFGPYTPENFDGRFMGPVTATEALVRSRNIPAVYVAAQLKQPSFYDFLRQAGVSRMASRDHYGLALVLGGGEVTMEELARMYAMLGNDGRLRALRWRQSDPEDDGARLLSAEAAFVTRDMLRHNPRPDAGSQSASRPLPVAWKTGTSWAFRDAWSAGLVGPYVLVVWLGNFDGASNPALIGVEAAAPLFFDIVDGLQAARVDLAEPARQWPLNLKRVEVCRASGDLPNAWCPQRGTTWFIPGKSPIRISTVHRAVIVDNATGKPVCGRFDPATMRQEVYEFWPSDLAQVFVQAGIPRRRPPAGHDCGGAQDWLGSAPSITSPFRATRYTMRLSHPEQLSLSLAATVDADVSRLYWFVGNTFIGSAEAGKALAWTPDRTGQFRLTAVDDHGRSDEREIEVAVVK, encoded by the coding sequence GTGGCGCTCATCGCCCTCGCCGCGGCGCTGAGCGTCGTGAGGTTCTATCCGCGCCCCGGCCTGGCCGACGCGATCCCGCTGTCGACCGTGGTGCGCGACCGCGAGGGCCGGCTGTTGCGGCTGGCCCTGGCCAGCGACCAGCGCTATCGCCTGTGGGTGCCGCTGGAGCAGATCTCGCCGCAGTTGGTCGAGTCGGTGATGCTGCAGGAGGACGCCTGGTTCTATTGGCATCCGGGCTTCAATCCGGTCAGCCTGGTGCGCGGCGCGTGGTCGACCTACGGCAGCGGCGAGGCGCGCGTCGGCGGCTCGACCCTGACCATGCAGCTGGCGCGGCTGCGCTGGCGGCTGCAGACCCGCGACATCCGCGGCAAGCTGGTGCAGATCGCGCGCGCGGTGCAGTTGGAGCTGTGCTATTCCAAGCGCGAGATCCTCGAGGCCTACCTCAACCTCGCGCCGTACGGCGGCAACATCGAAGGCGTCGGCGCGGCCAGCCTGATCTATTACCGCAAGCCGGCGAGCGAGCTGACCCTGCCCGAATCGCTGGCGCTGGCGGTGCTGCCGCAGGCGCCGTCGCGGCGCGGCCGGCTGGCCGCGCGCGAGGACGACGCCTACTACATCGGCGCCGGCCTGGAAGCGGCGCGCGCGCGCCTGTACGCGCGCTGGCGCGAATCGCATCCCAGCGATCCCGCCCAGGACGCGCTGCTGCGCCTGCCGCTGCGCCTGCGCAGCGCGCGCGAACTGCCCTACCGCGCGCCGCACCTGGCCGACCGGGTGCTGGCCGAACGCGCCTGGCATCCGCAGTCCGGCCCGGAGCTGACCACCACTCTCGATCTGCGCCTGCAGCGCCTGCTCGAAGAACGCGTGCGCAACTACCTGCGCCAGGGCCGCAGCCGCGGCCTGCGCAACGCCAGCGCGATGCTGATCGACACCCGCGACATGGGCGTGCGCGCGCTGGTCGGCTCGGCCGACTACTTCGACGCGTCCATCCACGGCCAGGTCAACGGCGCCGCCGCCAAGCGCTCGCCCGGCTCGACCCTGAAGCCCTTCATCTACGCGCTCGCGCTCGACCAAGGCGTGCTGCACCCGCAGACCGTGCTGCGCGACGTGCCCAGCGCGTTCGGCCCGTACACGCCGGAGAACTTCGACGGGCGCTTCATGGGCCCGGTGACCGCGACCGAGGCGCTGGTGCGCAGCCGCAACATCCCCGCGGTCTACGTCGCCGCCCAGCTCAAGCAGCCGAGCTTCTACGACTTCCTGCGCCAGGCCGGGGTCAGCCGCATGGCCAGCCGCGACCATTACGGCCTGGCCCTGGTGCTCGGCGGCGGCGAGGTGACGATGGAGGAGCTGGCGCGCATGTACGCCATGCTCGGCAACGATGGCCGCCTGCGCGCGCTGCGCTGGCGCCAGAGCGATCCCGAAGACGACGGCGCGCGCCTGCTCAGCGCCGAGGCCGCCTTCGTGACCCGCGACATGCTGCGCCACAACCCGCGCCCCGACGCCGGTTCGCAATCGGCCTCGCGGCCGCTGCCGGTGGCGTGGAAGACGGGCACCTCGTGGGCGTTCCGCGACGCCTGGAGCGCGGGCCTGGTCGGCCCGTACGTGCTGGTGGTGTGGTTGGGCAACTTCGACGGCGCCAGCAATCCGGCGCTGATCGGGGTGGAAGCGGCGGCGCCGTTGTTCTTCGACATCGTCGACGGCCTGCAGGCCGCGCGCGTGGATCTGGCCGAACCGGCGCGGCAATGGCCGCTGAACCTAAAGCGGGTCGAGGTGTGCCGCGCCAGCGGCGACCTGCCCAACGCCTGGTGCCCGCAGCGCGGCACGACCTGGTTCATCCCCGGCAAGTCGCCGATCCGGATCAGCACCGTGCACCGCGCGGTGATCGTCGACAACGCCACCGGCAAGCCGGTGTGCGGGCGCTTCGATCCGGCGACGATGCGCCAGGAGGTGTACGAATTCTGGCCCTCCGACCTGGCCCAGGTGTTCGTCCAGGCCGGCATCCCGCGCCGGCGCCCGCCGGCCGGGCACGACTGCGGCGGCGCGCAGGACTGGCTCGGCAGCGCGCCGAGCATCACCTCGCCGTTCCGCGCCACCCGCTACACGATGCGGCTCTCGCACCCGGAGCAGTTGTCGCTGAGTCTGGCGGCGACCGTCGACGCCGACGTATCGCGCCTGTACTGGTTCGTCGGCAACACCTTCATCGGCAGCGCCGAAGCCGGCAAGGCGCTGGCGTGGACGCCCGACCGCACCGGCCAGTTCCGCCTGACCGCGGTCGACGACCACGGCCGCAGCGACGAGCGCGAGATCGAAGTGGCGGTAGTGAAGTAA